One stretch of Blastocatellia bacterium DNA includes these proteins:
- a CDS encoding FAD/NAD(P)-binding protein translates to MIPRPYRISRVHRETADTFTLELTPVQEDGTFSFAPGQFNMLYVFGVGEIPISISGDPGNPGTLVHTTRVVGTVTRAMRKLKRGDVIGVRGPFGRHWPVTEAEGNDVVIVAGGIGLAPLRPALFHILSRREKYGKVVLLYGARTPEDILYRNQLSRWRAQFDLEVYVTVDRATGGWRGSVGVVTTLIPRAPFDPLNTVAMVCGPEVMMRFSALELQKRGVGPDNIFLSMERNMKCAVGFCGHCQFGPTFLCKDGPVFPYRRVKDLLTIWEL, encoded by the coding sequence ATGATACCGCGGCCGTACCGCATTAGTCGGGTGCATCGGGAAACAGCTGACACGTTCACGCTGGAGCTGACGCCTGTTCAGGAGGACGGGACTTTCTCGTTTGCGCCCGGTCAGTTTAACATGCTCTACGTCTTTGGCGTCGGCGAGATTCCCATTTCGATCAGTGGCGACCCGGGCAATCCGGGGACCCTCGTGCACACAACGCGCGTCGTCGGGACGGTCACCAGAGCGATGCGCAAACTGAAACGCGGAGATGTGATTGGAGTACGTGGGCCCTTTGGTCGTCACTGGCCGGTCACAGAGGCTGAAGGAAATGATGTGGTAATCGTCGCCGGAGGCATTGGACTGGCTCCGCTTCGACCGGCGCTCTTTCACATCCTCTCGCGTCGAGAAAAGTATGGTAAGGTCGTGTTGCTATATGGCGCGCGCACGCCTGAAGACATCCTCTACCGGAACCAGCTCAGCCGCTGGCGGGCTCAGTTCGATCTCGAGGTTTACGTCACGGTTGATCGCGCGACGGGTGGTTGGCGCGGCAGCGTCGGTGTGGTGACGACGCTCATCCCGCGGGCCCCTTTTGATCCTCTTAACACGGTGGCGATGGTCTGTGGCCCGGAAGTTATGATGAGATTCTCGGCGCTGGAACTGCAGAAACGGGGCGTCGGACCCGACAACATTTTTCTCTCCATGGAGCGCAACATGAAATGCGCCGTTGGTTTTTGCGGTCACTGCCAGTTCGGGCCGACGTTCCTTTGTAAAGATGGCCCAGTATTCCCATATCGCCGGGTCAAAGACCTGCTCACGATCTGGGAGTTGTGA
- a CDS encoding Ni/Fe hydrogenase subunit alpha — protein MKTKVIKVDYLARVEGEGALYVKIKGDQVMDVRLKIFEPPRFFEAFLRGRNFAEAPDITARICGICPIAYQMSAVHAMEDAFGIKVEGPIRALRRLIYCGEWIESHALHVYLLHAPDFLGYEDAIQMARDHPDIVQRGLQLKKVGNEIVRLLGGREIHPINVRVGGFYRVPTKRELIPLMEQLHWAREAALETVRWAAALPFPEFERDYEFVALRHPTEYPFNEGRLVSNKGLDIAVSEYDDHFVEEHVSYSNALHSTIKNRGPYFVGPLARYNLNFDRLSPLVRELACDVGLHPPCTNPFKSIIVRSLEILYACDEALRLIAEYEMPDKPAVEIQPRAATGYGCTEAPRGILYHRYRLGDDGTILDAKIVPPTSQNQKMIESDLWHFLPSRLDMPHDQLVWHCEQAVRNYDPCISCATHFIKLHIERE, from the coding sequence GTGAAGACCAAAGTGATCAAAGTTGATTACCTGGCCCGTGTCGAGGGCGAAGGTGCGTTGTACGTCAAGATCAAAGGTGATCAGGTCATGGATGTGAGGCTCAAGATTTTCGAGCCTCCGCGCTTCTTCGAAGCGTTCTTGCGCGGACGGAATTTCGCCGAAGCCCCCGATATCACGGCGCGCATTTGCGGCATCTGTCCCATCGCCTACCAGATGAGCGCCGTGCACGCGATGGAAGACGCCTTCGGCATCAAGGTGGAGGGACCAATCCGTGCATTGCGCCGGCTCATCTACTGCGGCGAGTGGATTGAGAGCCATGCGTTGCACGTTTACCTGCTGCACGCGCCCGACTTTCTCGGTTACGAAGATGCGATTCAAATGGCTCGCGATCACCCCGATATCGTTCAGCGCGGCCTGCAGTTGAAAAAGGTGGGAAACGAAATTGTCCGCCTCCTCGGGGGCCGAGAAATCCATCCAATTAACGTCCGCGTCGGCGGCTTCTACCGAGTGCCCACCAAACGAGAGCTGATTCCACTCATGGAACAATTGCACTGGGCGCGCGAGGCGGCTCTGGAGACGGTGCGGTGGGCGGCGGCGCTTCCCTTCCCTGAATTTGAACGGGACTATGAATTCGTCGCCCTCCGCCACCCCACCGAATATCCCTTCAACGAAGGCCGTCTCGTGTCCAATAAAGGCTTAGACATCGCCGTCAGCGAGTACGACGATCATTTCGTCGAGGAGCACGTGTCCTATTCCAATGCGTTGCACTCGACGATCAAAAATCGCGGGCCCTATTTCGTCGGCCCGCTCGCCCGCTACAATCTGAACTTTGACCGGCTGTCGCCTCTTGTGAGGGAGCTCGCCTGCGATGTCGGTCTTCATCCTCCCTGCACGAATCCCTTCAAAAGCATCATCGTACGCAGCCTGGAAATCCTTTATGCCTGCGACGAAGCCCTGCGCCTCATCGCCGAGTATGAGATGCCTGACAAACCGGCAGTGGAGATTCAGCCCCGCGCAGCCACTGGCTATGGATGCACGGAAGCGCCGCGGGGAATTCTCTATCATCGCTACCGGCTCGGCGATGATGGTACGATTCTCGACGCCAAGATCGTTCCGCCAACATCGCAAAATCAAAAGATGATCGAATCAGACCTCTGGCACTTTCTCCCCTCGCGCCTCGATATGCCTCACGACCAGCTCGTCTGGCACTGCGAGCAAGCAGTCCGTAATTATGATCCGTGCATATCCTGTGCCACGCACTTCATTAAGCTTCACATCGAGCGCGAGTGA
- a CDS encoding oxidoreductase has protein sequence MVRKRRPKLAVWKFASCDGCQLTLLDCEDELLRLAGQVQISYFPEASRAIVRGPYDLSLVEGSITTPHDAERIHQVRRASKVLITIGACATAGGIQALRNFKDVREFLSIVYATPEYIQTLNKSTPIADHVFVDFELRGCPINKHQLIEVISAFLHGRKPNTPPHSVCMECKRRDIVCVMVAHGTPCLGPVTHAGCGAICPAYHRGCYGCFGPKETPNTNSLSARWSHLGVKEQDIVRAFRSFNAYAEPFRKEGEAHDRA, from the coding sequence ATGGTTCGAAAGCGGAGACCGAAATTGGCCGTCTGGAAATTCGCCTCCTGCGACGGCTGTCAGTTGACTCTGCTTGATTGTGAAGATGAGTTACTCCGGCTGGCGGGACAGGTGCAAATCAGCTATTTCCCGGAAGCCTCACGGGCCATCGTGAGAGGGCCGTATGACCTATCGCTCGTGGAAGGATCTATCACGACGCCCCATGATGCCGAGCGAATTCACCAGGTGCGTCGTGCCTCCAAGGTTCTGATCACCATTGGCGCCTGTGCTACGGCTGGAGGCATTCAAGCATTACGAAATTTCAAAGACGTGCGGGAGTTCCTCTCCATCGTCTACGCCACACCGGAATATATCCAGACGCTCAACAAATCAACGCCCATTGCCGACCACGTGTTTGTAGACTTCGAGCTACGGGGCTGTCCCATCAACAAGCATCAACTGATTGAGGTTATCAGCGCCTTTCTTCACGGGCGCAAACCGAACACGCCGCCACACAGCGTGTGCATGGAATGCAAGCGGCGGGACATCGTTTGTGTGATGGTCGCGCACGGCACGCCCTGCCTTGGTCCGGTCACGCATGCTGGCTGCGGAGCCATCTGTCCAGCCTATCATCGCGGCTGTTACGGCTGCTTCGGTCCGAAGGAGACACCGAACACCAACTCGTTGAGTGCCCGCTGGTCTCACCTCGGAGTCAAAGAGCAAGACATCGTCCGGGCCTTTCGTAGCTTCAACGCCTATGCCGAACCCTTTCGCAAAGAGGGCGAAGCTCATGACCGAGCCTGA
- a CDS encoding hydrogenase maturation protease, whose amino-acid sequence MSRSSQSAIVIIGIGNEFGRDDAVGLVVARVLKEKGPPGVRIVEASGEPTSLIEMWNGADIVILIDAVRTGARAGTIYRVDAHAEPIPASLACHSTHAIGIVEAVELARVLNRLPPRLIIYGIEGRDFAVGIGLSQDVQAAADDVSMRIADEVSQWIGEV is encoded by the coding sequence GTGAGTCGCAGCTCACAATCAGCCATCGTCATCATCGGCATCGGGAATGAGTTTGGCAGGGACGACGCGGTAGGATTAGTCGTTGCGCGAGTGCTCAAAGAGAAGGGTCCCCCTGGTGTGAGGATCGTAGAAGCGAGCGGCGAGCCGACATCTTTGATCGAGATGTGGAACGGCGCCGATATCGTCATTCTCATTGATGCCGTCCGGACGGGTGCTCGAGCTGGTACCATCTATCGTGTGGATGCCCATGCTGAACCGATCCCGGCAAGCCTCGCATGTCATTCAACCCACGCCATCGGCATCGTGGAGGCCGTCGAGCTGGCGCGGGTCCTCAACCGGCTCCCTCCGCGCTTGATCATATACGGGATCGAAGGCAGAGATTTCGCGGTTGGCATCGGTCTTTCTCAAGATGTTCAGGCAGCGGCCGACGACGTTTCGATGCGCATTGCCGATGAGGTATCACAATGGATAGGGGAGGTGTAG
- a CDS encoding 4Fe-4S dicluster domain-containing protein, producing MNTIAIPGFVQEIRRYGRFDVSACLNCGSCTIVCNLSTDAASFPRRPIRRALLGLKDSLRASLEPWLCHDCGDCSITCPRQAEPRESMMTLRRYLVAQYDVTHLASKILTSTSGEIIALSIVGLFVFGLVLFYHLVYKEIPMSVSEFVTTPLGLEHMFPTITYFTMVVFLIPLVLLTLNVLRMHRWTMRSMEPVKIPFRLYLSEARSLLLHAVSHQNIRKCLREIHRKRWTKHWLLGLAVSLMLVIKFFFLDWFQTDEIYPLYHPQRWLGYLAAAILIYVPLDILISRIKKHEEIHKFSEPSDVILPVMFLLVAISGLAVHLFRYLEFALTAHLLYAVHLAIAVPLVLIELPFGKWSHVVYRPMALYFQAVKERALRETEIVMVRGLPEEAATAGTL from the coding sequence ATGAACACCATCGCTATCCCCGGGTTCGTACAAGAGATCCGTCGGTATGGCCGGTTTGATGTCAGCGCCTGTCTGAACTGTGGCAGTTGCACCATCGTGTGCAACCTCTCCACGGATGCTGCGTCCTTTCCGCGCCGACCGATCCGTCGTGCCCTTCTTGGCCTCAAAGATTCGCTGCGGGCGAGCCTGGAACCCTGGCTCTGTCATGACTGCGGTGATTGCTCAATCACGTGCCCCCGTCAGGCTGAACCGCGCGAGTCCATGATGACGCTGCGCCGTTATCTCGTCGCCCAGTACGACGTCACCCACCTGGCCTCAAAGATCCTCACTTCGACCTCTGGAGAGATCATCGCCCTGTCCATCGTTGGGCTCTTCGTCTTTGGCCTCGTGCTCTTCTATCACCTCGTCTACAAAGAGATTCCGATGTCGGTCTCGGAGTTCGTGACGACGCCCCTCGGGCTGGAGCACATGTTCCCGACGATCACATACTTCACGATGGTCGTCTTCCTGATCCCACTTGTCCTGCTGACGCTCAACGTCCTGCGCATGCATCGGTGGACGATGCGAAGCATGGAGCCTGTGAAGATCCCGTTTCGCCTCTATTTGAGCGAAGCTCGGTCACTACTTCTTCATGCCGTCTCCCACCAAAACATTCGAAAGTGCCTTCGGGAGATTCATCGGAAACGGTGGACCAAGCACTGGCTGCTCGGGCTGGCCGTGTCGCTCATGCTGGTGATCAAGTTCTTTTTCCTCGATTGGTTCCAGACGGATGAGATCTATCCGCTCTATCACCCTCAGCGGTGGCTGGGGTATCTTGCGGCGGCCATTTTGATCTATGTCCCGCTGGATATTCTCATCAGCCGGATCAAGAAACACGAAGAGATTCACAAATTCTCCGAGCCGAGCGATGTGATTCTCCCTGTCATGTTCCTTCTCGTCGCCATAAGTGGGTTAGCCGTTCACCTCTTTCGCTATCTGGAGTTCGCCCTGACCGCGCACCTTCTCTATGCCGTCCATCTGGCGATTGCCGTCCCGCTCGTACTGATCGAGTTGCCTTTCGGCAAATGGTCGCACGTCGTCTATCGTCCGATGGCGCTTTATTTTCAGGCCGTCAAGGAGCGGGCGCTCCGGGAAACTGAAATCGTCATGGTACGCGGGCTGCCCGAAGAAGCAGCGACCGCAGGAACTCTTTAG
- a CDS encoding cyclic nucleotide-binding domain-containing protein: METLERILAEHPFFAGLDARHIQLIVGCAANVRFDAGQFIFREGEEANEFYVIRHGKVALEIFVPGRGPVTIQTLGEGEILGWSWLIPPYHWHFNARAVELTRAIALDGRCLRVKCEDDHDLGYELLKRFAHIVEQRLQATRLQLLDVYGVHS, encoded by the coding sequence ATGGAAACCCTTGAACGCATTCTCGCCGAACATCCCTTCTTCGCCGGACTGGATGCCCGGCACATACAATTGATCGTCGGCTGCGCCGCCAATGTGCGCTTCGATGCCGGGCAATTTATTTTTCGCGAAGGTGAGGAGGCGAATGAGTTTTATGTCATCCGACATGGCAAGGTCGCCCTCGAGATTTTCGTCCCCGGACGTGGACCGGTGACGATCCAGACTCTGGGAGAGGGAGAAATTCTCGGTTGGTCCTGGCTCATTCCGCCCTACCACTGGCATTTTAATGCCCGTGCTGTCGAGCTCACGCGCGCCATCGCTCTTGACGGACGATGCCTTCGCGTCAAGTGCGAGGATGATCATGACCTGGGCTATGAGCTGCTCAAGCGATTCGCCCACATCGTCGAGCAACGGCTGCAAGCGACGCGATTGCAATTGCTCGATGTATACGGCGTCCACTCATAA